Genomic DNA from Theobroma cacao cultivar B97-61/B2 chromosome 3, Criollo_cocoa_genome_V2, whole genome shotgun sequence:
AAGGCAAttggaaaaagtaaaaagaaaaacaactaaaaattctaaagaaatataattgtCTTATGAAAGATATAAAGTTAACAAGTCATACAAAAATTTCACGTGTCTTCATCTTTGAATCCAAGCAAGAAATAGATCAATTTGTACATATGAATACTAATCAATTAGGATTTGCTAATGCAATGATTGGTTGTTGTGGCACGAGGATATTGTAGGTATCATACTCGTGTAACCAATTCATTTGATaggtttaatcaaaaaatcaattgtgttaaaaaataaaaaaatttagggTTTTGGATCTATGGTTGAGGGAAGGAGAGAAGGAAATTGagattgatatttttttttaatttttaaaagtaattaataatatttatttttaaatatcttaacattataaatttatttttttaataaaataacatcatttgatattttaacagtgtataaaaaatatacactatcaatacatcaaatatatataaacactGTCAAGACATCATTTGAAACATTTTTCGAATGCTTCTTAACATTAACCACGTGGGTTCATCTCATCTTCtctaaataaaaagaaaaaataacaaaatcatCTTATTAATTAGTGCCCGAAAGCATAAGCTCGTTAATTTACTGGATAAATCTGATTTTGACACATGCTTTTCAAGCTTCTAGGTACTGCCCTTTCCCAACCACACATTGACGAGTCCCCTGCCCACATGTCTCCTTCAGCATTAGCCTTACTTCTTATCCTCCTCGGAACTCTCTGTTCCTTTATCTACGTCTCTCGACCAAAACGCCTCAAAAATGGCCGGAAACTTCCTCCCGGTCCGCGCCCCCTGCCGGTAATCGGTAACCTCCATCTGCTAGGAAAGCTTCCACACCTAAATCTTCACCATCTAGCCAAAAGATATGGCCCCATCATGTTATTAAGGCTAGGCTATGTACCCACAATCGTGGTATCATCACCTCAAGCCGCCGAACTATTCCTCAAGACCCATGACGTTGTTTTTGCAAGCAGGCCCAAAGTCCAAGCCTCGGAATACTTGTCGTTCGGTGGGAAAGGCATGGGTTTTACCGAGTACGGTTCCTACCGGCGAACTGTTCGGAAATGGTGTACTCTACACCTTCTCAGTGGTgtagatatttttaaaatgatgtGGTCATTTAAGtggtttttatattattattttattatttatttaaatgaaatcaGATATGATGATCAGTTacacttttaaaaatttagtaattaaattaagataaattaaaatttgataagCAAAACGAGAAAAGAGATATAAATTTGATAACAATCTATGAAACTTAATTGAGCACTACCGATACAAAAACTCAATAGAttgttggtatcaaagcatggatttatatttgatacacCAATAGCCTATAGTTTTCATAAACTGTCAAGGCATAATATGGTGCAACCCAAAGCCGGCTTTACCATAAAGCCACCATAGCCTTTGttttaaatctcaattttttatggatctcataattttataataatataattaattatattaaagatatataaaaattaaaataattaataaaatatttcttaaattaagtGCCTAACAAATATCTATATTCTCTCACTTCGCACATCTTATTAATTATCAACTATTTATCtcattttctattaaaaatatgtaaaagttaaaacaattaataaaatgatatattcTCTCACTTCTTTAATTATGTGTctaataaatctttattttttatcacttttcaatttttacaaTGCTATCAATGctcaattatttttcatattttcaatcaacggtaatatgtatttaataatCTCCAACTAATAATgaatttttgagtaaaatacCCCCACCTCCTaaattttaatcgaaatttcaaataaatctattagtttttaaaatagataCTTCATCTCAGAAAAATATCTTCCACTGGATACATAAATTCAACTGTTAGTCAACCGTTAGTTTTTTCGTTAGATTGATGATGTGGTCATattgaaatgataattttaccctttactaattataaaaattactattatataatttttattaatttgttattattttttaattaatttaaaaaataagagggAGATcggtaaaatttataaattttattcataattataaaatatataatttttataaatttataaattttaacaatAATGAATCCAAAACcccaaatttttaattttgagtcttgaagataatatttatttcactCTTCTTCTTAGTTTAattcttaatatttatttcactcttcttttttaaattacttctaaaaaatgaaaatggattTAATACTTTCATGTCAGTTTGTTCAACAATGGCTTGCCTTGAAAAATGGTTGAGAAAAGGAGATTGagattgatatttttttaatttttaaaaataattagtaatatttatttttaaactccttaaaattataaatttattttttaatgagataGCATCATTTGATATCTTAACAGTGTATAGAAAATATACTCTAGCAGtgcattaaatatatatataaacactgTCAAGACATCATTTGAAACATTTTTCGAATGCTTCTTAACATTAACCACATGGGTTCATCTCATCTTCtctaaataaaaagaataaataacaaaatcatCTATAACACAAGTAAAAGAAATCCTTAAAAAGGGCTTCCAAGTTTAGCCACGTTGTGACTTTTTTTGGATGACATCTGTTcagaatatatttaatattattttatttgtttttttttttaaagttgatgaatttcattaatagaaaaacaaagataaGTTCCTTAGATACAAAAACAAAGCACACTATGCCTTGATCATCATATCATCTCAAAATTATGTTGACAACCTGCCCAAGAGAAGCCATCAAAAAATAGATCACCAAAAACAAACATCCCTATCATCAATTTATAGACAGAAGAAGATTCAACCCCAGCATAAAGCCATAAAGTCATACCAAAATCCCCCTGCTCAGTAATTCATTCTAGATCAATAAAAAACAGGTTGCAATCCAATCTAAAATTCTGAAATCTAGATCACACGTCTTTACAAGTAATCACAGCATCTCATTCAAAAGACTCCATATCATCTTAGTATTATTTGATTTGTAGAGGATGCATGTGtggtattttctttttatgctCACTAAAACCAACTCACACTCTGGCTTTCATTCAATTGAGTCCTACTCCAGAAAACATCAATAGGCAAGGAAGCAAAGTAAAAGCCActccaaaagaaaaagcccaaaaaaagtgaaaaaaactTGCACCTCCAGAGGAACGGTGGCTAGGTCTTGttagaaagagaggaaattggCGGTAGAAAGAAggggaagagaagaaaagaagaaaatgggaaagggaaagaaagagggAGTTGTTGCCG
This window encodes:
- the LOC108661108 gene encoding cytochrome P450 CYP736A12-like, with the translated sequence MLFKLLGTALSQPHIDESPAHMSPSALALLLILLGTLCSFIYVSRPKRLKNGRKLPPGPRPLPVIGNLHLLGKLPHLNLHHLAKRYGPIMLLRLGYVPTIVVSSPQAAELFLKTHDVVFASRPKVQASEYLSFGGKGMGFTEYGSYRRTVRKWCTLHLLSGVDIFKMMWSFKWFLYYYFIIYLNEIRYDDQLHF